The window ACCTTTCGGAtgacgcatatatatatataagaatttaagggtcagacgatattttcgacattattgtctgaatgtcaattatattagctagaccataatgtcacgcatggtattgttccattttgacgaaagtgggtctaaagcaacccataaatgaattaaaatccactgtcattgacactgtcgactagttctaatggcgaaaacatgcttacatttgcacgtaaattagggcgaaaacGAAAGGTCttctaagtgcccataacttgctttttcacaaagcgcttcattttcacgctttgcacgtgtattccatgttcccaatgctgaatttccgtataattggagcttgcgttcgtgtacggtgcacactccaaattcgacaatggtacgacttcaactgactatcgaagatcgaagaagggctattgcttggcttcaggatggcaatacgcaaagaaatgttgctctgagacttggtgtcagtcagagtgtcgttggccgactgtggcaacggtaccaagcaacgaattctgttcgaaatcgtccacgttcgggaagaccccgaagcactacaaatagagaggaccgctacatcaccaatatggctctacgtcaacgcacaaacACTGCACGCctattacgtgacaatctgcggactgcgactggaactcgagtgtctgatcaaaccatacgcaatcgtctgagagccaataatctacgctgccagggtggtaacggactttctcagacaacaaggtatcgccaggatggattggccagcatattcgcttgacttggccccaatagagcacgcctgggacgaattagtcaggagagttcgggataaccatgcctctccggccaaccttcatgatctgggtaaacttcttatggcagagtggcaggccattccccaagagttcttcagacgtctgatcaacagcatgaggcaacgatgtgtcgagtgtattcgcgccaggggtggattcacatactattaaacgaatgttctaatgtgtaaaatccatgtttgacaaccttcatctttgacagcatgtcatgtgactttcttgtatacagtgacgtttatttgtggggttttgtaaatatggaacaataaataaaaaaattggtgtagtttacataatcaatctaatacactctgaacattattggttataaatttttgacccttaaattcttttgagtagtatatctatatatatatatatatatatatatatattatatatatatatatatatatatatatatatatatatgtatataatatcttGTAGTCTAGTATAATGTTCATATATGAAGATTGTGACAACCAGATTGCACATTCAGTCTGTGGTCGGAACTGTAGCACAGAATGTAAATATTAACTGGATGTCCGAGTTTCGGTTGTAATAAGAACATTCGAAGAGCATGCACGTGGCCGTGAGCCTAAACGTTACGTGAAATGTTTGCAGAAAAATACAATTGTGCAAATTGTGACTTGTATCGTTACAGTAAAACTCTTTATGTGATGCAGTAAACATCAACTGATTTCAGTTTTGTGAACCTATCTAACTCCACGTGAGTGTGTGCGAGTGCTCGTATGCATGTGTACGCGCGcgcatgtgtgtttttgtgcgtatgtgtgcaggtacttgtatgtgtgtgtctgtgtgtgtgtgtgtgtgtgtgtgtgtgtttctgtgtgtgtgtgtgtgtgtgtggtgtctgcttgtgtgtgtgcgtgtgtgtatttgtgtgtacgTATGCTTGCGTACGTTTGTGTGTTTAAGGACgccatcaacacattttatttacggttttatggtcTCAGAcatataggaaacccgctgtcgccacttcatgggctactctttacacATTaaagggtcttttatttgcaccatccctcagacagggtTGTACATGCCACGACcgttcatataccagtcgtggtgcactggctgcaaagagaaatagcccaacgggtccaccgacaggggtcgatcccacaccgactgcgcatcgtgtgtgtgtgtgtgtgtgcacgtgtgtgtcggtaggtgtgtgtgtgtatgtgtgcacgcgcgcgcacgtgtatgtgtgtgcatgtgtgtatctgtgtgtaaaTATGCGTGcatatgtttgtgtatttggTGAACTTTACACTGTGAGAAAACTCGTAATTATAATACTAAAACTGTCATGttgtgtttttctgtttttcacCCAGCTCTGGCAGTCTGTCCACTGTACTGGACGCCGTTTGAAGATTCATGTTACGTCATACTACAAGACAAACAGTCGTGGGCGTCTTCGATGGTaaaactgaaagaaagaaagaaagaaagaaaaaagaaagaaaaagaagaaaagaaagaaagaaaaaagaaagaaagaaaatataaaaaagaaaacgatttttttggtgtgtttatcgacaccactagaacatattgatttattaatcatcggctattggatatcaaacatttggtcatttcggCAGTCATacagagggaacccgctacatgttttccattagtagcaaggggtcttttatatgcaccaccccactaacaggatagcagatactACGGtcttggtgtaccagtcgtggtgcactggttggaacgagaaatagtctaatgtggccaccgacggggatcgatcctagaccgaccgaacATCATGTGTGCGCTTTATCAgtggtctacgtctcacccctataaaaaaaaaagaaaaaaaaaagaaatgttctaattaaggaaggaaatggtttatttaacgacgcgctaaatacatattatttacggttatatggcatcggatatatggttaaggagcaaacagatattgaggtaggaaacccgctgtcgccacttcatgggctactcttatcgattagcagcaaggactttttatatgcaccaccccatagacaggataccacataccacggtctttaatataccagtcatggtgcactaactggagcgagaaatagttaTAATTAGCGACGGACACGGAACACGTTTTAATTACGGCTATATAAGGACTAAATTGGTAATCAGAGGAACACTTGGTCAGCTCAGGTCATAGGGttcaacgtgcacattcagagaaaagctgttgtagcgcacacctgccatgggcgcaggtgtcggcctggGTCAGCTcccctgtccaggacaggaaaaggctTTGTGGGTGGGATGAGGGGGCATTTCGGAAGaaagcaccagcagcccgaccggagtCGGTATCGGGCAGGGGCATTTCTGGTGcaattgaattttgaatatagAGTATGGATAGGTCAAATTGTAAAATTTCTGCGCTTTTGGAACGGTTTatcgaaagaaacatggagATAAGATGCTTAATTCTGATTTAGTTTGCGGAATGGTAGCTCGTAGAGGGAAACTAGtatcaagagatcttttatatgcatcatcccacaggcaggacaatacataccatgacctttgttttaccagttgtggacctctggcaggaatgagaaatagcctaatggtaTCACCAATATAGCTAGATTGACTGTGtcatcgagcgctttaccactgggctacgccccgcccttaTTACAATCTAGACCCAGTATCCCCTACATAAATTCCTGGACATGCGGCTCCATGAACACTGGCGaataagtatatttatttacttatttatttatttatttgtttatttatttataaaacagtcGCAGATTTGCGTGCGCCATCACGCCCCATCCATCTCTGAACCCAGGTGTGAAAGGACTCACGGGTGAGTTATatttatcaatgtatatatTCTAATATTTGCAGGCTATGTGCCAAGCTTACGGGGCGTATTTGGTGGAGATATCTTCTGATGAGGAGAACGAATTCGTGAGAGGGATGATCCGCGAAACTCACTGTACGTAAATTACTCGTACTAACTAGTTgactgactctctctctctctctctctctctctctctctctctctctctctctctctctctctctctctctctctctctcactctttgAAGTTGATCAATTATATTCAGGATCACTTAACCTAAACAAATACGGGAGGggctgtttaaaaaaagaaagaaaaaaaacatagaaagaaagaaagaaagaaactcGCACTATGATATTTTACAACTAGACATAAAGGAGAAAGCTAAAAGCTAGCAAGTGCAATTTCTTGTTTGTCAAGGGAGAGATATCCATTCTGTCACCCCTACCCCTTACCCCCGATATATTATTGTAACGCCACTGCATGATCATTTGATGTTTGACCTCACTGTCCTTGATATACAGCCcagaaagctgaggtgtgtgtgtgtgtgtgtgcccatgacagcgtgattcaaccttaattgaatataagcacgaaaataagttgaaatgaaatgaaatgatgttttACTTTGTAGCGCCAATTTGGGGTCACTGGCTGGGAGCAACCGACGAGTACAGCGAAAGCCACTGGTTGTGGAGTCACAGCGGAAGGTGAGTTATTTTAGGTTCAACTACACCAAATATAATTCCACAGAAGAAAATGTAATGTTTTGCGATTAAAACATTCCCTATATATCAATGCACCAATGAATCATATATACTAATACTAGAATAACTCTTCAAATTCATGAACTGAATAAAGAGGAACGAATTGTAAACTAAATGTAATGGTGTGTATTGTCCTGTCTAAACGAACGTTGACATCAATGATCGCTTTCTGCCTTACGGTACGAAAACTGACCCCACTCCCTcccactctctttctctctcgctcactctctatatatattcatgtctgctatgtgtgtctgtctgtctgtctgtctgtctgtctgtctgtctctgtctctgtctgtctgtctctctctgtctgtctctctctctctctctctctctctctctctctctctctctctctctctctctctctctctctcccacccacccttcTTCCATGCCTCTGTCAAcacaaaatgtgtttaaatatcattattaccttcctttcttttctcaCCCTGCAGAGCGTTATACTACAGTAACTGGGAGGAAGATCAGCCTGACAACTACCAGACGAGCCAGCACTGCGCCGTTATGCACAACAACGGACGGTGGGATGACGGGGAGTGCGACTTGACTCTTAAAGGCATCTGTGAAAGAGAGTAAGTTCAAAAGTTCTGAAAGAGAGTAAGTTCAAAAGCTGTAAAAGAGAGTAAGTTCAAAAGCTGTTAAAAAGAGTAGGTTCAAATGTTGTGAAAGAAAGTAAATTCAAAAGCTGTGAAATAGAGTAAGTCCAAAAgctgcgagagagagagagagagagtaactTCAAAAGCTGTGACAGAGAGTAAGTTCAAAAgctgtgaaagaaagaaagttcaAAAGTTGTGAAAGAAAGTAAGTTCAAAAGTTGTGGAAGAGAGTAAGTTCAAAAGTTGTGAGCGAGAGAGTAAGTTCAAAAGCTGTGAAATAGAGTAAGGTCAAAAGTTGTGAAAGAAAGTAAGTTCAAAGTTGTGAAAGAAAGTAAGTTTAAAAGTTGTGGAAGAGAGTAAGTTCAAAAGTTGTGAGAGAGTAAGTTCAAAAGCTTTGAAATGGAGTAAGTTCAAAAGTTGTGACAGAAAGTAAGTTCAAAagttgtgagagagagagtaagtTCAAAAGTTGTGAAACAGTAACTTCAAAagttgtgagagagagagagagtaagttCAAAACCTGTGAAAGGGGTAAGTTCAAAAGTTGTGAAAGGGAGTAAGTTCAAAATATGTGAAAAAGAGTAAGTTCAAAAGATGTGAAAGAGAGTAAGTTCAAAAGATATGAAAGAAAGTAAGTTCAAAAGCTGTGAAAGAGACAAAGTTCAAAAGCTGTGAAAGAGAGTAGGTTAAAAAAACATGTGGGGGGCATTGATACAAACAATCGAGAGGGAAGGTGGGGCAGTTGTTCACATTAACTGGACAGTAAAAATAGAGACGCGGTAATTAGGGCATCTGTGAAAAACAGTAATTTCAAAGTCAGGTCCACAAAAGTGGGGAAGAGGGcagtgataataataaataaattaataaaatcggGAGACTGTACGATAATTAGGACATTtgtgaacaaaacaaagtaagTTCAAAGTCAGGCCTAAAACATAGGGGTCTGGGGGTGGAGGAGGCAGTGGTAAAAAATAGGGGGACAGTAAAAGTCAGGGCACAGTGCTTAGGGCTGCGTATGGCATTATCGGTATATTATGATTCAAGGGCTAAGTGATACGTATTGCGTGTGTATTTATGACAAAATACTTGGCGACCATTTGGTATTGGTAAAGTGGCGAACTGTTACATGGAATACTGCCTAGCCCTGACTAAACATAAACAGGACAGGGCTCATATTTTCGAAtatatcttagcgctacgaaatagtaaaaccatcgtagggtgtggcgtcactacagcacacgtcATAAGGAattcatagcttacgatgaatTTAccatttcgtaggctaagattgcttcgaaaatatgagcCCTGGGCTTGAAGACATTCGAGCTAAAGTTTTCTCTAGCTAAACTCAAATGGCGTTTCTGAATTAAAGGGGTGCATTTGCCCCACTCCACCCAGCCTGGTTTGATCCCggtatttgttttcttgtttctttgtttttgtaatgATCAATAAGgtattatgttaattataaactatcagctgtcacgacggagttggtcATATCGACAGTTGCTTTTTAATTCCCCATACACTTGACATACAGctggtgcgctcagattaacaactataGAATCGGTCATAGGAATTCGAGTTGTAAGCATGCTCAGACTAGTagctggacagtcgtagaagtcgggAGAATCGTCGAGTTGACCAACTACGTTGTTGACAATTGGTACTCTGAGACTAGCATTAGCACTATCAGCGcggaaaaaaaaatctttatttaacgacgcactcaacatatttctATTCTTTATTTTACTACTTTCTTTCTTAAAGTTACcgccctcggtggcgtcatggttaggccatccgtctacaggctggtaggtactgggttcggatcccagtcgaggcatgggatgtttaatccagataccgactccaaaccctgagtgagtcttccgcaaggctcagtgggtaggtgtaaaccacttgcaccgaccaatgatccataactggttcaacaaatgccatggtttgtgctatcctgcctgtgggaagcgcaaataaaagatcccttgctgctaatcggaaatagtagcccatgtagtggcgacaacgggtttcctctcacaaatctgtgtggtccttacccatatgtctgacgcaatataaccgtaaataaaatgtgttgagtgcatcgttaaataaaacatttctttccttcttaaagttattttcgtacttatatcgaattaaggttcaagcacgctgtcctgggcatacatatcagctatctggactgtctgtccaggacagagggttagttgttagtggatactgagagaaaagagggtgtagtggccttacacgtaCCCACTGAGTCCCTAAAACTCGCtcagggtgggagccggtaccgggctgcgaaccctgtacctaccagtcttatgtccgatggcttaaccacaacaccaccgaggcaggtatTTTACCACTGTTTAGTGGATATAGAACAGGTACTTTGTAACTATTATATTACCAAATTcaaatatgttataattttttatcttcttgtttttttcagcGGAAAATCAAATACCGCCGTTGGCAAATAGACGGAAATTATCttgtttaattgtttatgtAATCGCGTATACATTCATTTTTTGGTCAATAATTAATATAGTTTAAACGAAGAATGTTGTCCTTCTTGTTTGTATGTCTCGGTGTCATAAAATACCACATCTGAATCACGACTTCTACAGATATAGAGATCCCAAAACAATACAGTCAGAAACTGGCCCAAAACAGTAAATATCTTTctggaaaaaatatttaatgtcttCGTCATCTTTTTTGTGGTGaacaaaagaacaacaacaacaaaacaaaagcaaaaataaaCGCAATacaaaagcaaagcaaagcaatgCAAAacgaaaatgaaaacaaaacaaaacaaaacaaaacaaaaataaaaaaaaaaataaaataaaataaaataaaataaaataaaacaaaacaaaacattataaactaacaaaaacaagcatataaacaaactacaaacaatacataaaaacaacaacaacaacaacaacaacaacaacaaaaacagccaaacaaatgaaagagaaaaaatcCCAGAAAAGAACAAGAGCTTAAATCAAAATGAACAACAAACACCGCTGACAACAGCATTATCCTTAAATTCCTtcgtcgttaaagggacattcctgagtttgctgcaatttgtaagatgttaccgactaacagagactttataacgattgtaattaaaaaagaaattgcatacaatattagtgtctatatgttaaacgtgtttttgatcgttctaataccTGTACGAGGTTaactttgattttatttcctaaaatatattgtttcgtacctacgaaattatttgaagaccaaatccagtttggtcttcttacaaatattaagacgaccagaaacacattgaattcaatatacagacactgatattctaaacaaaacaatatatttaatatgtaagtttaatcttagaaatatgttattagtcggaaacatcttacaatgcagcaaactcaggaatgtccctttaacataacgtagatccatgttttgttttcattcaaaaaaaaaaaaaaaaaaaaaaaaaaaagtaaagaaagaaaacaaatgcgTGCTTAACAAgtcagtgcatataaaactgcGGTTATTTGGTGTACATTATAACATGCGATATTTAAAACTCAAAAGGCGTACTGAAATGCCAacaagtgtgtttgtgtgtgaaaatgtgtgcgtgtgtgtatgcatgtatgtgtgtatgcatgtatgcatgtatgtatgtattgttgtaTATGTGTGAATGAGCGCgcgag of the Gigantopelta aegis isolate Gae_Host chromosome 12, Gae_host_genome, whole genome shotgun sequence genome contains:
- the LOC121385751 gene encoding perlucin-like protein, with protein sequence MLCFSVFHPALAVCPLYWTPFEDSCYVILQDKQSWASSMAMCQAYGAYLVEISSDEENEFVRGMIRETHSPIWGHWLGATDEYSESHWLWSHSGRALYYSNWEEDQPDNYQTSQHCAVMHNNGRWDDGECDLTLKGICERDGKSNTAVGK